A segment of the Borreliella garinii genome:
CAAAAAACCAACCCAAATAAAAATTAAAAGGAGATTCTCTTCATGATAATGAGATATAAAATGAAAATTTTAACTAAAAACAAAACCTATGAATACCCACTTAGAGTATTGCCGGTCTATGAATGGGACAAGGTACTTGGATTTAATCAAAGCGACGCTGTTTTTAAACTTAATGAGGTTAAATACTTAAGAGAAATTACAAGCTTAATGATAAGTCCAAAATTTCTAGATGAATTCTATGTGATTTTGGATCAAAATAGAGAATTTATTTCTTATTATAAAGACTATCTTGTTGCAATAATTTACACTGCACAATTCAATACTTTTCACATAGATAATGATCTAAAAACCCCCGCTTTAGTATATTTGAGTGAGTATGAAAATAATGTTGGTGATTTTGTTAGTTTTGACTATATCAATGAAAATTTTGATTATGAAAAAGTAGTCACTTCACTTTCATCAGTTACATCAAATTCTAATAAACTGGTTGCTAAATGAGCAAAATAAATAAAGATATTGATAAAGCTATTGCAAGTCTTAATGAGACTAGAAAAAAGTATTTTAACTTGCTTGACGAGATAAAGAACGACAAATACTTTTTTCCAGTAATTATGAATATTTGCTCATACGACTCTGTGAAAAAATTGCCTTATGACGAGCTTTTAGAGGTCAATAGAGTTGCTGAGATTAAATT
Coding sequences within it:
- a CDS encoding DUF1473 family protein produces the protein MIMRYKMKILTKNKTYEYPLRVLPVYEWDKVLGFNQSDAVFKLNEVKYLREITSLMISPKFLDEFYVILDQNREFISYYKDYLVAIIYTAQFNTFHIDNDLKTPALVYLSEYENNVGDFVSFDYINENFDYEKVVTSLSSVTSNSNKLVAK
- a CDS encoding DUF1322 family protein is translated as MSKINKDIDKAIASLNETRKKYFNLLDEIKNDKYFFPVIMNICSYDSVKKLPYDELLEVNRVAEIKLEKELYELILSK